The following are from one region of the Salvia splendens isolate huo1 chromosome 2, SspV2, whole genome shotgun sequence genome:
- the LOC121768449 gene encoding pectinesterase 2-like — MATTKFLVLSFLLSFLSASPAISASSSAVKSWCSQTPHPKPCEYFLTHNPKYNVSINGKPDFLRLSAQLALDRCMHAQSGLYHLGQNCRSGRERAAWADCVDLYEETIHALNKTVDPSTKCTATDVQTWLSTALTNLDTCIAGFADFGISDYYTNFPIMSNNVSLLLSNTLALNKGVSNNSSSSVNGYKEGFPRWVRPGDRKLLQSSNPRANVVVALDGSGNFRTVAAAVAAAGRRSGNGRYVIYVKAGTYRENVEIGKGVRNVMLLGDGIGRTIITGSRSVDGGSTTFKSATVAAVGDGFIARGITFRNTAGARNHQAVALRSGSDLSVFYQCSFEGYQDTLYVHSQRQFYRNCDIYGTVDFIFGNAAVVLQNCNIYPRDPPNRTNTITAQGRTDPNQNTGIIIHNSRVTAAPDLRPVQGSVRTYLGRPWKEYSRTVFMKTSLDSLINAAGWMPWSGSFALNTLYYAEYANTGPGSSTANRVNWRGYRVITSASVAAQFAPGRFIAANSWLPATNVPFTSGL; from the exons ATGGCAACAACAAAATTCCTAGTACTCTCATTCCTCCTATCATTTTTGTCGGCTTCTCCGGCCATCTctgcctcctcctccgccgtgAAATCATGGTGCAGCCAAACACCACACCCGAAACCATGCGAGTATTTCCTCACGCACAACCCTAAATATAATGTTTCGATAAATGGAAAGCCAgacttcctccgcctctcggccCAGCTCGCCCTGGACCGCTGCATGCATGCCCAGAGCGGCCTCTATCATCTCGGCCAGAACTGTCGTTCAGGCCGAGAGCGGGCGGCCTGGGCCGACTGCGTGGACCTCTACGAGGAAACCATCCATGCGCTCAACAAGACCGTTGACCCAAGCACTAAGTGCACAGCCACCGACGTGCAGACGTGGCTGAGCACGGCGCTCACCAATTTAGACACGTGTATCGCCGGCTTCGCGGATTTCGGCATCAGTGATTACTACACCAACTTCCCCATCATGTCCAACAATGTGAGTTTGTTGCTTAGCAATACCCTAGCTTTGAACAAGGGGGTTTCTAATAATTCTAGTAGTAGTGTGAATGGTTATAAAGAGGGGTTTCCGAGGTGGGTCCGGCCGGGGGACCGCAAGCTTCTGCAGTCGTCTAACCCTAGGGCGAACGTTGTGGTGGCGTTGGATGGATCGGGGAATTTTAGGACAGTGGCAGCTGCTGTGGCGGCCGCGGGGAGGCGGTCGGGGAATGGGAGGTATGTGATTTATGTGAAGGCGGGGACTTATAGGGAGAATGTGGAGATTGGGAAGGGTGTGAGGAATGTTATGTTGTTGGGGGACGGAATTGGGAGGACTATTATCACCGGAAGTAGAAGCGTTGACGGCGGCTCCACCACCTTCAAATCGGCTACGGTTG CTGCTGTGGGAGACGGATTCATCGCCCGGGGCATCACGTTCCGGAACACGGCGGGTGCGCGGAACCACCAGGCCGTGGCGCTGCGTTCCGGGTCGGACCTATCCGTGTTCTACCAATGCAGCTTCGAGGGGTACCAAGACACCCTCTATGTCCACTCCCAGCGCCAATTCTACCGCAACTGCGACATCTACGGCACAGTCGACTTCATCTTCGGCAACGCGGCCGTGGTGCTGCAGAACTGCAACATCTACCCGCGCGACCCGCCCAACCGGACCAACACCATCACCGCGCAGGGCCGGACCGACCCGAACCAGAACACGGGAATAATAATCCACAACTCGCGGGTGACGGCCGCCCCGGACCTCCGACCCGTCCAGGGATCCGTCCGGACCTACCTGGGCCGGCCGTGGAAGGAGTACTCCCGCACGGTGTTCATGAAGACCTCGCTGGATAGCTTGATTAACGCGGCGGGTTGGATGCCGTGGAGCGGGAGCTTCGCTTTGAATACCTTGTATTATGCAGAGTATGCGAATACGGGTCCCGGGTCGTCCACTGCGAACCGGGTCAATTGGAGGGGCTATCGCGTGATCACGAGCGCCTCTGTGGCGGCGCAGTTCGCGCCAGGAAGGTTCATTGCCGCGAATTCTTGGCTGCCGGCGACCAATGTGCCGTTTACTTCGGGGCTTTGA
- the LOC121760785 gene encoding pectinesterase-like, which translates to MSCFPTTFALLLLIAAAAKSAPIKKHVEAVEATREGMRQAVSWANGFKLVTGLGRESGFPSRALLDCAVMYEDAESRLARLVTGEREEYWSRDDAVTWLSAALAGHNACLDGLGDMRVSFEAHNLTEVIRETLGLYRAETTNPMGKGKGKTGGGSLAAWNAATSNADYVVAQDGSGRYKTINEAVVVIARSGENRPERVIVHVKSGVYRENVEIGRKLTNLMLVGDGIDKTIVTGNRNVQDGATTFSSATFGVSGDGFWARDMTFENTAGPGKHQAVALRASPMAPLRVGSDRSVFYRCSFKGYQDTLYTLSLRQFYRSCHVYGTVDFIFGDAAAVLEDCDILVRRPMDHQSNFITAQGRSDPNQNTGISVVGCRVRPAPDLRGAEGRFETFLGRPWKKFSRTVFVKTDLDGLIDRRGWKEWSGGFALATLYYAEFMNTGGGASTAGRVKWPGFHVLIDAREAEKFSARGFIGGDQWIPATGVPF; encoded by the exons ATGTCTTGCTTCCCCACCACCTTTGCTCTCCTTCTACTTATTGCCGCCGCTGCAAAATCTGCACCGATCAAGAAACATGTAGAGGCGGTGGAAGCCACGAGAGAAGGCATGCGCCAAGCAGTCTCTTGGGCTAATGGCTTCAAATTGGTTACCGGGCTGGGCCGGGAGTCGGGCTTTCCATCCCGGGCCCTCCTCGACTGTGCGGTTATGTACGAAGATGCGGAGTCGAGGCTGGCCCGGTTGGTCACCGGTGAGAGGGAGGAGTACTGGAGCCGTGACGACGCTGTGACATGGCTGAGCGCCGCCTTGGCTGGCCACAACGCTTGTTTGGATGGGCTGGGAGATATGAGGGTTTCCTTTGAAGCCCATAATTTGACTGAGGTGATTAGGGAGACTTTGGGGTTATACCGGGCCGAGACTACTAATCCAATGGGAAAAGGTAAGGGTAAGACA GGAGGAGGGAGTTTAGCGGCGTGGAATGCGGCAACCTCGAATGCGGACTATGTGGTGGCTCAAGACGGGTCCGGGAGGTATAAAACAATTAACGAGGCTGTGGTCGTGATAGCTCGATCGGGCGAAAACCGGCCCGAGCGAGTCATAGTACACGTAAAATCAGGCGTGTATAGAGAAAATGTagaaattggaagaaaattgacCAACCTCATGCTCGTCGGCGACGGCATCGACAAAACAATCGTCACCGGAAATCGAAATGTACAAGACGGTGCCACCACCTTCAGTTCTGCCACATTCG GTGTCTCGGGTGATGGATTTTGGGCCCGGGACATGACGTTCGAGAACACGGCTGGGCCCGGGAAGCACCAGGCAGTGGCGCTGAGAGCATCTCCTATGGCGCCCCtccg GGTGGGTTCGGACCGGTCGGTTTTCTACCGGTGCAGCTTCAAGGGCTATCAAGACACGCTCTACACCCTGTCGCTCCGGCAGTTCTACCGGAGCTGCCACGTGTACGGCACAGTGGACTTCATATTCGGCGACGCGGCGGCGGTGCTCGAGGACTGCGACATCCTGGTGCGTCGGCCGATGGACCACCAGTCCAACTTCATCACGGCGCAGGGGCGGAGCGACCCCAACCAGAACACGGGGATCTCGGTCGTCGGCTGCCGCGTGCGGCCGGCGCCGGATCTCCGAGGCGCAGAGGGGAGGTTCGAGACCTTCCTAGGGCGACCGTGGAAGAAATTCTCGAGGACGGTTTTCGTGAAGACGGATTTGGACGGGCTGATTGATCGGAGGGGGTGGAAGGAGTGGAGCGGCGGATTTGCGCTTGCGACGCTCTACTATGCGGAGTTCATGAATACGGGAGGCGGAGCATCCACGGCCGGCCGGGTTAAGTGGCCGGGATTCCACGTGTTGATCGACGCGCGTGAGGCCGAGAAGTTCAGCGCTAGGGGTTTTATTGGCGGCGATCAGTGGATTCCGGCCACCGGAGTGCCGTTCTAG